The following are encoded together in the Roseivirga misakiensis genome:
- a CDS encoding HAD family hydrolase: MVKHLLFDCDGVLIDTEIVAAEVVSSWLQSIGVAIDLETYIRDYTGKTFTDIIKSLQSKGEIRENLALDTVIPELDATVRDNQRPISGVWDMLDSLKIQRSVVSNSAKDYVELALDKLSITDHFQGRIFSADMVEKGKPSPDVYLLALETLQLQPDEVIVIEDSRAGVKAATAAGLEVIGFLGGSHVRDGLKASLQEAGAKSFAQNHQELSERLAQYQG, from the coding sequence ATGGTTAAACACCTACTATTTGACTGTGATGGTGTACTGATTGACACAGAAATTGTAGCTGCAGAAGTTGTCTCTTCGTGGCTACAATCCATCGGCGTGGCAATTGATCTTGAAACGTATATCCGTGACTATACAGGCAAAACCTTTACCGATATTATCAAGTCATTGCAGTCAAAAGGAGAGATTCGAGAGAATTTAGCCTTAGATACGGTTATACCCGAGTTAGATGCAACTGTTAGGGATAATCAAAGGCCAATTTCTGGTGTTTGGGATATGTTGGATTCACTGAAGATTCAACGCTCTGTAGTTTCTAATAGTGCCAAAGACTACGTGGAGTTAGCCCTTGATAAGCTATCAATTACCGATCATTTCCAAGGACGTATCTTCTCTGCCGATATGGTTGAAAAGGGCAAACCAAGTCCAGATGTGTACCTTTTAGCACTTGAAACTTTACAACTCCAACCTGACGAAGTGATCGTTATAGAAGACAGCCGAGCAGGGGTGAAAGCTGCGACAGCGGCGGGTCTTGAAGTCATTGGCTTTTTAGGAGGAAGCCATGTGAGAGATGGCTTAAAGGCCTCACTACAAGAAGCAGGCGCAAAAAGTTTCGCCCAAAATCATCAGGAATTATCGGAGCGCTTGGCTCAATACCAAGGCTAA
- a CDS encoding STN domain-containing protein: MFFTQEKTDYLSKEVTISFSDMPVKDALRKLEGELEGLVFVYSPSSFNSDRKINLSFKKVALREVLAEIFKSDDLIFQARRHKVILKPKNPDRF, translated from the coding sequence ATGTTTTTTACACAGGAGAAAACAGACTATCTATCAAAAGAAGTGACTATCTCTTTTAGCGATATGCCTGTTAAAGATGCTTTAAGAAAACTGGAGGGTGAATTGGAGGGCTTGGTGTTCGTGTATTCGCCAAGTTCTTTTAATTCGGACCGCAAAATCAACCTATCGTTTAAAAAGGTAGCACTGAGAGAGGTTTTAGCTGAAATCTTTAAATCCGACGACCTGATTTTTCAAGCCAGACGACATAAGGTCATATTGAAACCAAAAAATCCAGATCGGTTTTAG
- a CDS encoding carboxypeptidase-like regulatory domain-containing protein, with the protein MLRNTIFFAAMLLMVSYGLAQTENAKLNQRLSLAIQDQPISEVLKRLEAAGTFRFAYSNLGIDLEKSVSIQAQNKTLFEILEQVFGTGAFTYRERGKRIIILNTEPPLLFQTIRGVVVEAETNQPIPGANVIIKNLDPLIGASTDTYGQFKLEKVPVGKQSLMATFSGYWPSNLENLTVDAGKELVLRIALRESVTELESVVVVAELDKARPLNEMAVVSAKSFTVEETSKYAGSFNDPARMATTYAGVVSAPDDTDNGIIIRGNSPRGLLWRLEGIEIANPNHFASDGASSGAISMLNSNALTNSDFLTGAFPAEYGNAFSGVFDLKLRNGNNEKREYALQAGFLGLDASFEGPIRRPAGRGVPNASYLINYRYSTISLLENLGLNAANDGVNVPAYQDLSFKINMPTQSAGTFSLYGLGGTSDTEELFDETSNNQVFSLKESEKYRLGLIGFSHIINLGYKSYLETGISHNETQYDFFLEGVSDGQVFDEDIEDYRNGVSRISTSLQTKFNAKHSTKIGAIYSDFSYDINSIGREVTGELKYQANETGSFGMWQSFVSHKFNLSNSLTMTGGVHYIRLNLDGQDNIEPRFGLKWQFKADQALSFGFGLHSRKEETSLYFTELFRTDLTAYLPNRNLELAKARHFVVGYDRDFKDDFHLKLEAYYQDLYDIPVSADPSESYSSLNQDNAFQRLPLVNEGRGRNYGIELTFEKFLSKGYFFLITSSLYNSEFRAIADDWFNSRYNGNYNLNAVGGKTFKVGSVSKNKTLSIGLETVIGGGARTTEINLPASIQAQETVFFDNRPFGRQLDDYARIDFQIALKTNKRKITHEWKLDIQNVTSRSNIVAERFSRAAGAVVPSSFAGEIIPVLSYKIIF; encoded by the coding sequence ATGTTACGCAATACGATATTTTTTGCAGCCATGCTGCTGATGGTTTCCTATGGCCTAGCACAAACAGAAAATGCTAAGCTAAATCAACGGTTGAGCCTAGCAATTCAAGATCAACCCATTTCAGAGGTGTTGAAACGCTTAGAAGCGGCAGGCACCTTCAGATTTGCCTATTCTAATCTGGGAATCGACTTAGAAAAGTCAGTTTCCATTCAAGCTCAAAACAAGACACTCTTTGAAATACTTGAGCAAGTGTTTGGAACGGGGGCTTTTACCTATCGAGAAAGGGGTAAAAGAATCATAATTCTGAACACTGAACCGCCGCTACTTTTTCAAACGATCCGCGGCGTCGTGGTAGAGGCGGAAACCAATCAACCGATACCTGGGGCTAATGTCATTATTAAGAATTTGGACCCATTAATTGGTGCTTCTACAGACACCTATGGCCAATTTAAATTAGAAAAAGTACCTGTGGGCAAACAGTCCCTAATGGCTACTTTTAGCGGCTATTGGCCTTCTAATTTGGAGAACCTTACTGTTGATGCTGGCAAAGAATTGGTGTTGAGAATTGCGCTAAGAGAATCTGTCACAGAACTTGAGTCAGTGGTGGTAGTGGCCGAGCTAGATAAAGCTAGACCGCTTAACGAAATGGCTGTGGTTAGCGCTAAGTCTTTTACGGTGGAAGAGACTAGTAAGTATGCTGGCAGCTTCAATGATCCTGCAAGAATGGCCACAACTTATGCCGGTGTAGTAAGTGCCCCTGATGATACGGATAATGGCATTATTATTCGGGGAAACTCTCCGCGTGGCCTTTTATGGCGACTGGAAGGAATAGAAATCGCCAACCCTAATCATTTTGCCTCTGATGGGGCTTCCAGCGGGGCGATCAGCATGCTCAATAGTAATGCTTTAACGAATTCGGACTTTTTAACTGGTGCTTTCCCAGCTGAATATGGTAATGCTTTTTCGGGAGTTTTCGACTTAAAGCTTCGAAACGGAAATAACGAAAAGCGTGAATATGCTTTGCAAGCAGGGTTTTTGGGCCTTGATGCTTCTTTCGAGGGGCCAATTCGAAGACCTGCTGGTCGTGGTGTGCCGAACGCTTCTTATCTGATCAATTATCGTTATTCGACGATCTCTTTGCTCGAAAATCTTGGCTTGAACGCGGCCAACGATGGGGTAAATGTACCAGCATATCAAGATCTTTCATTCAAGATCAACATGCCTACACAATCGGCGGGTACTTTTTCTCTTTATGGCCTTGGGGGTACTTCTGATACTGAAGAGCTTTTTGACGAAACTAGTAATAATCAGGTTTTCTCGCTCAAAGAATCTGAGAAGTATAGGCTAGGGCTCATAGGCTTTTCCCATATCATTAACCTAGGCTACAAATCTTATTTGGAAACAGGCATTTCACATAATGAAACGCAATATGATTTTTTCCTAGAGGGGGTGAGCGATGGGCAAGTGTTCGACGAGGATATTGAGGATTATAGAAATGGGGTTAGCCGCATTAGTACTTCTCTCCAAACAAAATTTAACGCAAAGCATAGTACAAAAATTGGGGCTATTTACTCTGATTTCTCCTATGATATCAATTCAATTGGGAGGGAAGTGACTGGCGAGTTAAAGTACCAAGCCAATGAGACTGGTAGTTTTGGTATGTGGCAATCTTTTGTAAGCCATAAGTTCAATTTGTCCAATAGCTTGACCATGACTGGTGGGGTACATTACATCAGGCTAAACCTTGATGGTCAGGACAATATTGAGCCTCGTTTTGGCCTTAAATGGCAGTTTAAAGCCGATCAGGCCTTAAGTTTCGGGTTTGGTCTACATAGTCGAAAAGAGGAAACATCCCTTTACTTCACGGAGTTGTTTAGAACGGATTTAACAGCCTATCTGCCAAACAGAAACTTAGAATTGGCGAAAGCACGACACTTTGTAGTCGGCTATGACCGAGATTTTAAAGACGATTTCCACTTAAAGCTTGAAGCATATTATCAAGATTTATATGACATTCCGGTCAGTGCCGACCCTAGTGAAAGCTATTCATCTTTAAATCAGGACAATGCTTTCCAAAGATTGCCTTTGGTCAATGAAGGCCGAGGCAGAAATTATGGTATAGAATTGACCTTTGAGAAGTTTTTATCAAAAGGCTATTTTTTCCTTATCACTTCTTCACTATATAACTCCGAGTTCAGGGCGATTGCCGATGACTGGTTTAATTCCAGGTATAACGGAAATTATAACCTAAATGCTGTGGGCGGAAAAACATTTAAAGTAGGGTCAGTTTCCAAAAATAAAACCCTAAGCATAGGGCTAGAGACAGTGATTGGTGGAGGGGCAAGAACGACCGAAATCAACTTACCAGCATCTATCCAGGCACAAGAAACAGTGTTTTTTGATAATAGACCTTTCGGTAGGCAACTTGATGACTACGCTCGAATCGACTTTCAGATTGCTTTAAAAACAAATAAGCGCAAAATCACCCATGAGTGGAAGCTTGATATTCAGAATGTGACTAGCCGATCGAATATTGTCGCAGAGCGTTTTTCACGTGCTGCTGGAGCGGTAGTTCCGTCCTCGTTTGCAGGAGAAATCATTCCAGTACTTAGCTATAAAATCATCTTTTAA
- a CDS encoding FecR family protein, producing the protein MKNDSTISDHLLLDYVREIASPEEKTKVEAWLSEDKENQVELDKLRKVWERSNTIQDFDAIDLNKNWAALQSKTDIASTKQMSNTRYIWKYAAAVVLLAATAFLWLRPERIEMREMVADSGKVEVRLSDGTIVWLNEGAKLDYPDTFTGGKREVTLEGEAFFDVAHNPDKPFVVSAGSTKTEVLGTSFNINKGDGEAFELNLITGKVRFTKGKQQATLTPGQKVTVDSKGLVQKSMSDKPNLMSWRTNKLVFDNTPMEEVVSDISEHYKVVLEIMHKDFLGCPVTTTFENEPLDEVLATLAEVFDITIKREGQLYQLVGTGCK; encoded by the coding sequence ATGAAAAACGATTCTACCATATCTGACCACCTGCTTCTTGACTATGTCAGGGAGATTGCTTCGCCAGAAGAGAAGACCAAAGTGGAGGCTTGGCTATCTGAGGATAAGGAGAATCAAGTAGAACTAGATAAGCTTCGTAAGGTATGGGAACGCTCCAATACCATTCAGGATTTTGATGCAATAGACCTTAATAAGAATTGGGCAGCGCTTCAATCCAAAACTGATATAGCGTCAACTAAGCAAATGAGCAACACAAGATATATTTGGAAGTATGCGGCGGCAGTGGTGCTCTTAGCAGCGACAGCTTTTCTTTGGCTTAGACCTGAGCGGATAGAAATGCGAGAAATGGTGGCTGACAGCGGTAAAGTAGAAGTGCGCTTGTCGGATGGTACCATCGTGTGGTTGAATGAAGGCGCGAAATTGGATTACCCAGACACCTTTACAGGTGGTAAACGCGAAGTAACGCTTGAAGGAGAAGCGTTTTTTGATGTGGCACATAACCCCGACAAACCTTTTGTGGTGAGTGCTGGGTCTACTAAAACAGAAGTTTTGGGAACTTCTTTTAACATAAATAAAGGCGACGGCGAAGCCTTTGAGCTTAATTTAATTACCGGTAAGGTTAGGTTCACCAAAGGAAAACAGCAGGCAACGCTTACTCCAGGACAAAAAGTTACGGTTGATTCCAAAGGGCTGGTTCAAAAGTCCATGAGCGATAAACCTAATCTGATGTCTTGGAGAACAAATAAGCTGGTTTTCGACAATACACCAATGGAAGAAGTAGTGAGCGACATTTCTGAACATTATAAAGTGGTACTGGAGATCATGCACAAAGATTTTTTAGGCTGTCCAGTCACTACAACCTTTGAAAATGAACCATTAGATGAGGTATTGGCAACGCTCGCCGAAGTTTTTGACATTACAATAAAAAGAGAGGGTCAGCTCTATCAATTAGTAGGTACGGGATGTAAATAA
- a CDS encoding RNA polymerase sigma-70 factor produces the protein MNENNFAIDSTRNFELDLRQVLNQDEIELQQELSQGSEKAFENVFLKYFKVLTVFAKKFVGDLQIAEDLVQEVLVKLYENRKTAQFHTSLKAFLFQSVRNKCIDHLRSVKSKSEHHEQIKQANFDDQFDFNDTMIETELEERIHNAIQQLPTQCQQVFKMSRLEGKRNQEIADILKISKRTVETQISNALKRLRIDVFEYLKALIIISLSTFL, from the coding sequence ATGAATGAAAATAATTTTGCAATTGATTCTACAAGAAATTTTGAATTAGATTTGAGGCAAGTGCTCAATCAAGACGAAATAGAACTGCAACAGGAACTGTCACAAGGCAGCGAAAAGGCATTTGAAAATGTCTTTTTGAAGTATTTTAAAGTACTTACTGTATTCGCTAAGAAGTTTGTTGGCGATTTACAGATCGCCGAAGATTTGGTGCAAGAAGTTTTGGTGAAGCTGTATGAAAACCGAAAAACGGCACAATTCCACACTTCGCTAAAGGCCTTTCTGTTTCAATCCGTTCGAAATAAATGCATCGATCATTTAAGATCGGTCAAGTCAAAATCCGAACATCATGAGCAAATCAAGCAGGCCAATTTCGACGATCAGTTTGATTTCAACGACACCATGATTGAGACTGAGCTTGAGGAGCGGATCCATAATGCCATCCAACAATTACCTACTCAGTGCCAACAGGTTTTTAAAATGAGTAGACTGGAAGGAAAAAGAAATCAAGAGATCGCTGATATCTTGAAAATCTCCAAGAGAACGGTCGAAACACAGATTAGCAATGCTCTTAAGCGGTTGAGGATAGATGTTTTTGAATATCTTAAAGCACTGATAATCATATCATTAAGTACTTTTTTATGA
- a CDS encoding winged helix-turn-helix domain-containing protein, whose protein sequence is MKVDIHKLNKAFENRVRLGIMSALIAGEAMDFNRLKELLDVTDGNLASHLKALEKEAFIEVQKSFVGRKPNTKYLATRAGKKAFAAHIDALEALIKKQTGRG, encoded by the coding sequence TTGAAGGTAGATATACATAAGCTTAATAAGGCCTTTGAAAATAGGGTGAGGCTAGGCATTATGTCGGCATTAATTGCCGGAGAGGCCATGGACTTTAACAGGCTCAAAGAGTTGTTGGATGTGACTGATGGCAACTTGGCAAGTCACTTGAAGGCTCTAGAGAAAGAGGCCTTTATTGAAGTTCAAAAGTCATTTGTCGGAAGAAAACCGAATACAAAATACTTGGCCACAAGGGCAGGTAAAAAGGCCTTTGCAGCACACATTGATGCGCTGGAAGCCTTGATTAAAAAACAGACAGGGAGAGGGTAA
- the creD gene encoding cell envelope integrity protein CreD, producing the protein MDQKQETAFEKINNAIKNSVSVKLLSIGFLIAILLIPQSMIRSLIRDRQSNQFKAVSEVSDSWAAPLELTGPIISVPFEIVEVYQDKKTRTKKYAHFLPDELNIDGTLSPETRKRGIYEVIVYSTDLKLNGSFDQIDLTQFTNQPENILWDEAVLSIGIPDMRGIQADVQFQLGKKTHRMESGIPAYLELNLAQSEPRIDYHVDRQGQKQTGVNARIKIDPKSEKMDFSVDLDIRGTKTLMFNPVGKSTNVKIESSWPHPSFTGQFLPDDYEITEKGFTANWSVFDLNRNYPQQWVGKAHAISAADFGVNLYQPVDNYQQNTRSAKYAVLILFLTFISFFFIEILNKKKIHPIQYILVGLTLTIFYTLLLSLSELVGFSSAYWIAAGIIITMLTLYSLSMLKSKKLAGFMLFFFTLIYTFIFVILRMEDFSLLVGSFGLLFVLSICMYLSRKVDWYNISNKQKVENATV; encoded by the coding sequence ATGGATCAAAAACAAGAAACAGCATTTGAAAAGATTAACAACGCCATTAAAAACTCTGTCAGCGTAAAGCTGCTCAGCATAGGCTTCCTCATTGCCATATTACTCATTCCTCAGTCAATGATTAGGTCATTGATTCGAGACCGCCAAAGCAATCAATTTAAGGCGGTTAGCGAAGTTTCAGACAGTTGGGCTGCTCCCTTAGAGCTGACTGGCCCCATAATTTCAGTCCCCTTTGAAATAGTAGAGGTCTATCAAGACAAAAAGACGAGAACCAAAAAGTATGCTCACTTCTTGCCCGATGAACTCAACATTGACGGAACCCTAAGCCCTGAAACCAGAAAGCGCGGCATTTATGAGGTGATTGTTTATTCCACCGATTTAAAGCTAAATGGCAGCTTTGATCAAATAGACCTAACACAGTTTACCAATCAGCCCGAAAATATCCTTTGGGATGAAGCCGTATTGAGCATCGGTATTCCAGATATGCGGGGTATTCAGGCCGATGTTCAATTCCAGTTAGGCAAAAAAACACATCGAATGGAATCAGGTATTCCCGCCTATTTAGAATTGAATTTAGCGCAATCCGAGCCACGCATAGACTATCATGTCGATAGACAAGGCCAAAAACAAACGGGTGTCAACGCGCGCATCAAAATCGACCCGAAAAGTGAAAAAATGGACTTTTCTGTTGATTTAGACATCAGGGGTACAAAAACTTTGATGTTTAACCCTGTTGGTAAATCGACCAATGTAAAAATTGAGTCTTCCTGGCCTCACCCAAGTTTTACTGGTCAGTTTTTACCAGACGACTATGAAATCACCGAAAAAGGATTTACTGCGAATTGGTCGGTCTTTGATTTAAATAGAAATTACCCACAACAATGGGTTGGAAAAGCGCATGCCATTAGTGCTGCAGATTTTGGTGTAAACCTATACCAGCCTGTAGATAATTATCAACAAAACACACGATCGGCCAAATACGCGGTACTCATCTTATTTCTCACTTTTATCTCGTTCTTCTTCATCGAAATCTTAAACAAGAAGAAAATTCATCCTATCCAATACATTCTCGTTGGCTTAACCCTCACTATTTTTTATACCCTGCTGCTCTCTCTGTCAGAACTTGTTGGGTTTAGTTCTGCTTACTGGATAGCCGCAGGAATCATCATAACTATGCTTACGCTTTACTCACTTTCCATGCTCAAGAGTAAAAAGTTAGCGGGCTTTATGCTCTTCTTTTTTACACTCATTTACACCTTCATTTTTGTCATTCTGCGCATGGAAGACTTCTCTCTTTTGGTTGGCAGCTTTGGGCTCTTATTTGTCCTAAGCATCTGCATGTACCTCTCGAGAAAAGTAGACTGGTACAATATTTCTAACAAGCAAAAGGTCGAAAATGCAACGGTTTAA
- a CDS encoding endonuclease/exonuclease/phosphatase family protein, giving the protein MQRFKLKLLLRGGLFLLRVYCFFRQQQNKERLIAAMLLIPAVVLLVPTYTFELTLLQSFLFQAMLVYGILSIWWIVKHHYRLAGINFMIYLLLLFKINTPMDASRGVDAGSESLKVMQFNVHAINRTFEHTIEKVIQLNPDFISFQEVGPIWADYLENGLKEHYPYYRVMTHPLESQGIAVFSKYPLIEIERLLWHGTANIAGKVLLGDEEVNFLAMHTMSPTTKLRWEGRNKHIQRAKQHIAEKGGEFLVLGDFNTVPWDQRLLNFKASTRLKDSRKKLTPTYPTWNPFLGQIPIDYIFYSEGLGCDGLDAIKITSDHKAILGTFLISNR; this is encoded by the coding sequence ATGCAACGGTTTAAACTCAAACTTCTACTCCGAGGAGGGCTTTTCCTCCTCAGAGTTTACTGCTTCTTTCGTCAGCAGCAGAACAAGGAAAGGCTCATTGCCGCTATGCTACTTATACCAGCCGTAGTGCTGCTGGTACCGACCTATACTTTCGAGCTCACTCTGTTGCAGTCTTTTTTGTTTCAGGCCATGCTCGTGTATGGCATTCTGAGTATTTGGTGGATCGTGAAGCATCACTATCGATTAGCCGGCATCAATTTCATGATTTACCTGCTGTTGCTGTTCAAAATAAACACACCAATGGACGCAAGTCGAGGTGTAGACGCAGGAAGTGAATCCTTAAAAGTAATGCAGTTTAATGTACACGCGATTAACAGAACTTTTGAGCATACAATTGAAAAGGTGATTCAACTAAACCCTGATTTCATCTCCTTTCAAGAAGTGGGACCAATTTGGGCTGATTATTTAGAAAATGGACTCAAAGAGCACTACCCTTACTACCGTGTGATGACCCACCCGTTGGAAAGTCAAGGCATCGCTGTATTTAGTAAATACCCCTTAATAGAAATCGAACGTCTGTTATGGCATGGAACGGCCAACATTGCTGGAAAAGTCCTTTTGGGTGATGAAGAAGTAAATTTTCTAGCAATGCATACCATGTCTCCTACTACAAAACTCCGTTGGGAAGGAAGAAATAAGCACATACAAAGGGCCAAACAGCACATTGCTGAAAAAGGTGGTGAGTTTCTGGTTTTAGGAGATTTTAATACGGTTCCTTGGGATCAGCGGTTACTCAACTTTAAAGCATCTACCCGGTTGAAGGATAGCCGCAAAAAGTTGACGCCAACTTATCCCACTTGGAACCCTTTTCTTGGTCAAATTCCCATCGATTATATCTTCTATTCAGAAGGTTTGGGCTGTGATGGACTGGATGCCATCAAGATCACCTCTGATCATAAAGCCATTTTAGGAACCTTTTTAATTAGCAACCGATGA
- the uvrA gene encoding excinuclease ABC subunit UvrA translates to MEKLKANATIDQAPIDLSGHENIEIFGAREHNLKNIDTVIPRNKLVVITGISGSGKSSLAFDTIYAEGQRRYMESFSAYARSFIGDMERPDVDKINGLSPVISIEQKTTSRNPRSTVGTLTEIYDFLRLLFARTGIAYSYLTGKAMIRQSEDQIVEHLVQNFEKKKLILMAPVVKGRKGHYRELFVQIRKMGFTKVRVDGVVMDMVPKMQVDRYKTHDIEIVVDRIIADAEDRYRIAQSVKTALSHGKGVMMVRDEEANVHHFSKYLMDPETGLSYDEPAPNNFSFNSPYGACPSCNGLGQIEEISEESVIPDDSLSISRGGIAPLGDYRDIWIFKKIDAILKRYKVNLSTPIKDIPKEVMEVILFGDDVPVAVGSKKYPGTEWNTKFEGIIKFLEKQKQEGTEKTKRWIEDFMHIKTCPTCHGARLKMESLHFKIADTNISQLARMDINQLSNWFVGVEDRMTEKQRLIAPEILKEIRKRIGFLLDVGLDYLTLNRPLRTLSGGEAQRIRLATQIGTQLVGVLYIMDEPSIGLHQRDNVKLINALKNLRDIGNTIIVVEHDKDMMLASDYIIDIGPGAGRHGGQVVAAGDPSKFLKEGGITANYLKGDVNIEVPKKRREGNGNSIILKGAEGNNLQQVTLKLPLGKMVCVTGVSGSGKSTLIHDTLFPILNQHFFRARKNPLAYKSIDGLKHIDKVIEVDQSPIGRTPRSNPATYTGVFSDIRTLFTELPEAKIRGYKAGRFSFNVKGGRCETCEGAGMKLIEMDFLPNVHVPCETCKGKRYNRETLEVRFKGKSISDVLDMTVEQAVEFFEHQPKILRKIKTLNDVGLGYISLGQHATTLSGGEAQRVKLATELSKKDTGKTLYILDEPTTGLHFKDIQHLLDVLNRLVDKGNSVLVIEHNLDVIKVSDHIIDLGPEGGDGGGTIVAEGTPEKVSKSKKGYTAKFLKEELAS, encoded by the coding sequence ATGGAAAAACTCAAAGCAAACGCCACCATCGACCAAGCCCCAATAGACCTTTCAGGCCATGAAAACATAGAAATTTTCGGGGCAAGGGAGCACAACCTAAAAAACATCGATACAGTCATACCAAGAAACAAATTGGTAGTGATTACTGGTATTTCGGGCTCGGGAAAATCTTCCTTGGCTTTCGATACAATCTATGCCGAAGGGCAACGCCGATACATGGAGAGTTTTTCGGCTTACGCACGCTCTTTTATTGGAGATATGGAGCGTCCGGATGTTGATAAAATCAATGGCCTTAGCCCAGTAATTTCAATAGAACAAAAAACTACCTCACGTAACCCCCGATCGACCGTGGGGACACTCACTGAGATTTATGACTTTTTAAGATTACTTTTTGCCAGAACGGGCATTGCCTACTCTTATCTGACGGGCAAAGCCATGATTCGCCAGTCGGAAGACCAAATTGTGGAGCACTTAGTACAGAACTTCGAAAAAAAGAAACTAATACTGATGGCACCTGTGGTAAAGGGTCGAAAAGGACACTACCGAGAGCTTTTTGTGCAGATTAGAAAGATGGGCTTTACCAAAGTCCGAGTAGACGGTGTAGTGATGGACATGGTCCCTAAAATGCAGGTTGATCGGTATAAAACGCACGATATCGAAATCGTTGTCGATAGAATTATCGCGGATGCCGAAGATCGCTATAGAATCGCCCAAAGTGTAAAAACAGCCCTATCCCACGGAAAAGGAGTGATGATGGTGCGTGACGAAGAAGCAAATGTTCATCACTTTTCTAAGTACTTAATGGACCCTGAAACAGGGCTCTCTTATGATGAACCTGCTCCAAATAACTTTTCATTTAACTCCCCTTATGGTGCTTGCCCTTCTTGTAACGGGCTTGGTCAAATTGAAGAAATTAGCGAGGAAAGTGTCATCCCAGACGACTCTTTAAGCATAAGTCGTGGCGGTATAGCACCGTTGGGAGACTATCGTGATATCTGGATCTTCAAAAAGATAGACGCGATACTCAAGCGGTATAAAGTCAACCTTTCCACCCCGATCAAAGATATCCCGAAGGAAGTAATGGAGGTAATCCTTTTTGGTGACGATGTGCCTGTGGCGGTCGGTTCCAAAAAATATCCTGGGACAGAATGGAATACGAAGTTTGAAGGGATCATAAAATTTCTGGAGAAGCAGAAGCAAGAAGGCACTGAAAAAACTAAGCGGTGGATTGAAGACTTTATGCACATAAAGACTTGTCCAACTTGTCATGGTGCAAGGCTAAAAATGGAATCTCTCCATTTCAAAATTGCCGATACGAATATTTCTCAGCTCGCCCGAATGGACATCAACCAACTTTCCAATTGGTTTGTAGGCGTTGAAGATAGAATGACCGAGAAGCAGCGATTGATTGCTCCAGAAATTCTCAAAGAAATTAGAAAGCGAATTGGATTCTTGCTTGATGTAGGTCTTGACTACTTGACGCTAAATCGCCCTTTAAGAACACTTTCTGGAGGAGAAGCCCAGAGGATTCGATTGGCCACACAAATTGGGACACAGCTTGTAGGCGTACTCTACATTATGGATGAACCGAGTATTGGTCTTCATCAAAGAGATAATGTCAAGCTAATCAATGCGCTAAAAAACCTTCGAGATATCGGCAATACCATCATTGTGGTTGAACATGATAAGGATATGATGTTAGCCTCTGATTACATCATAGACATTGGCCCAGGAGCAGGAAGACACGGTGGTCAGGTTGTAGCGGCTGGCGACCCTTCTAAATTTTTAAAAGAAGGTGGTATTACGGCAAATTACCTCAAAGGAGATGTCAATATTGAGGTCCCGAAGAAAAGGCGCGAAGGAAACGGAAATAGTATTATACTGAAAGGCGCTGAGGGGAATAATCTACAGCAGGTAACGCTAAAATTACCGTTGGGTAAAATGGTTTGTGTAACTGGTGTTTCTGGTAGCGGAAAATCTACTTTGATTCATGATACCCTGTTCCCAATACTTAACCAGCACTTTTTTAGAGCACGGAAAAACCCATTGGCTTACAAATCAATCGATGGCTTAAAACATATTGATAAAGTAATCGAAGTAGATCAATCTCCTATTGGGCGAACTCCGCGTTCGAACCCAGCAACTTATACAGGTGTCTTTTCCGATATAAGAACACTATTTACAGAGCTACCTGAGGCGAAAATTCGCGGTTATAAAGCAGGTAGATTTTCCTTCAATGTCAAAGGTGGTCGCTGCGAGACTTGTGAAGGGGCAGGCATGAAATTGATAGAAATGGACTTCTTACCTAACGTCCATGTACCGTGTGAAACCTGTAAGGGAAAACGCTATAACCGAGAAACCTTGGAGGTGCGCTTTAAAGGAAAATCGATTTCCGATGTGCTGGACATGACGGTAGAGCAAGCTGTTGAGTTCTTTGAGCATCAACCAAAAATTCTTCGAAAAATTAAGACCTTAAACGACGTAGGGCTTGGTTACATTTCTTTAGGTCAGCATGCCACCACTTTATCTGGTGGAGAAGCACAACGGGTAAAATTAGCCACCGAATTATCGAAAAAGGATACGGGCAAAACACTTTACATCCTTGATGAACCTACCACTGGCCTTCACTTCAAAGATATTCAGCACCTGCTTGATGTACTCAATCGATTAGTGGATAAAGGAAATTCAGTGCTCGTCATTGAGCACAATTTGGATGTGATAAAGGTTTCGGACCACATTATCGACCTAGGGCCTGAAGGTGGCGACGGCGGTGGTACTATTGTAGCGGAAGGAACTCCTGAAAAGGTGTCTAAAAGTAAGAAAGGGTATACCGCTAAATTCTTAAAAGAGGAATTGGCTAGCTAG